A stretch of Myceligenerans xiligouense DNA encodes these proteins:
- a CDS encoding M3 family metallopeptidase → MTIPDAATAAALDPANPHAVPSTLPYELPDYTAIREEHHEPAIVAGMAAQRAEVEDIVTNPAPPSVENTLDALERSGGLLGRALRVFWNQLAADATPGLEEIEARLAPQLAAHEDAVYMDARLYERARALQDQADAGTLTLEPDTAYLLEKLLARIRRSGIELSDADQDTLRDLNARLTTLQAEFGRKLLAGANAASVLVTDEAELDGLSDAARAGARAAAESRGSEGWLLEMQLFSHQHVLASLARPDVRARVQAASENRGRDGSEHDTRATLLEMVRLRAERARLLGYEHHAAYVAEDATAGTTRAVDDMLARLAPPAVANARAEHADLEALAGASVAAADWSYYAEAVRKDRFALDDALLRPYLELERVARDGVFRAANLLFGLSFTERDDLTGYHPDVRVFEVFDQPEPGEPGQGLGLFVADWFTRESKRGGAWMNNLVDQNRLLGQRAVVVNNLNIVRAPDGEPTLLSWDEVTTMFHEFGHALHGLLSDVRYPSQSGTNVPRDFVEYPSQVNEMWAWDPEILGHFAVHHETGEPMPREWVDTMLASRQYGEGFSTTEYLGAALLDQAWHQLTPEGVPAAPDDVAGFERAALAAAGVDFEPVPPRYRTTYFNHVFGGGYSAAYYSYIWSQVLDADTVEWYAENGGLTRENGEAFRRLLARGGSQDPSRSFRELRGRDPRIAPLLERLGLDG, encoded by the coding sequence ATGACGATCCCCGACGCCGCCACCGCGGCCGCTCTCGATCCCGCGAACCCGCACGCCGTACCCTCCACGCTCCCCTACGAGCTGCCCGACTACACGGCGATCCGGGAGGAGCACCACGAGCCCGCGATCGTGGCCGGCATGGCCGCCCAGCGGGCCGAGGTCGAGGACATCGTCACGAACCCCGCCCCGCCGAGCGTGGAGAACACCCTCGACGCGCTCGAACGGTCCGGCGGCCTCCTCGGCCGGGCACTGCGAGTCTTCTGGAACCAGCTGGCCGCGGACGCCACGCCCGGCCTCGAGGAGATCGAGGCCCGCCTCGCCCCCCAGCTCGCCGCGCACGAGGACGCCGTCTACATGGACGCACGCCTCTACGAGCGGGCGCGAGCGCTCCAGGACCAGGCCGACGCCGGGACGCTCACGCTCGAACCCGACACCGCCTACCTCCTCGAGAAGCTCCTGGCCCGCATCCGCCGCTCCGGCATCGAACTGTCCGACGCCGACCAGGACACCCTCCGCGACCTCAACGCCCGGCTCACGACGCTCCAGGCCGAGTTCGGCCGCAAGCTCCTGGCCGGCGCCAACGCCGCGAGTGTCCTCGTCACCGACGAGGCCGAGCTCGACGGACTGTCCGACGCCGCACGCGCGGGTGCGCGGGCGGCCGCCGAGTCCCGCGGCAGCGAGGGCTGGCTGCTGGAGATGCAGCTCTTCAGCCACCAGCACGTCCTGGCCTCCCTCGCCCGCCCCGACGTGCGCGCCCGCGTCCAGGCCGCCTCCGAGAACCGCGGGCGCGACGGTTCCGAGCACGACACCCGCGCCACCCTGCTGGAGATGGTCCGCCTGCGTGCCGAGCGCGCCCGGCTGCTGGGCTACGAGCACCACGCCGCCTACGTCGCCGAGGACGCCACCGCGGGCACCACCCGGGCCGTGGACGACATGCTCGCCCGCCTCGCCCCGCCCGCCGTCGCGAACGCCCGGGCCGAGCACGCCGACCTGGAGGCGCTCGCGGGCGCGAGCGTCGCGGCCGCCGACTGGTCCTACTACGCGGAGGCCGTGCGCAAGGACCGCTTCGCCCTCGACGACGCGCTGCTGCGCCCGTACCTGGAGCTGGAGCGTGTCGCGCGCGACGGCGTGTTCCGCGCCGCGAACCTGCTGTTCGGCCTGTCGTTCACGGAGCGCGACGATCTGACCGGCTACCACCCGGACGTGCGCGTCTTCGAGGTGTTCGACCAGCCGGAGCCGGGGGAGCCGGGCCAGGGGCTGGGACTGTTCGTCGCCGACTGGTTCACCCGCGAGTCCAAGCGCGGCGGCGCGTGGATGAACAACCTGGTGGACCAGAACCGCCTCCTGGGCCAGAGGGCTGTCGTGGTGAACAACCTCAACATCGTCCGCGCGCCCGACGGCGAGCCCACGCTGCTCTCCTGGGACGAGGTCACCACGATGTTCCACGAGTTCGGGCACGCGCTGCACGGACTGCTGTCCGACGTGCGCTACCCGTCGCAGTCGGGCACGAACGTGCCGCGCGACTTCGTCGAGTACCCCTCGCAGGTCAACGAGATGTGGGCGTGGGACCCCGAGATCCTCGGCCACTTCGCCGTGCACCACGAGACCGGTGAGCCCATGCCGCGCGAGTGGGTCGACACGATGCTCGCCTCCCGGCAGTACGGCGAGGGCTTCTCCACCACGGAGTACCTCGGCGCCGCGCTGCTGGACCAGGCGTGGCACCAGCTCACCCCGGAGGGCGTGCCCGCGGCACCGGACGACGTCGCCGGCTTCGAGCGGGCCGCTCTCGCCGCGGCGGGCGTGGACTTCGAGCCTGTTCCGCCGCGCTACCGCACCACCTACTTCAACCACGTCTTCGGCGGCGGCTACTCGGCCGCGTACTACTCGTACATCTGGTCCCAGGTGCTGGACGCGGACACCGTCGAGTGGTACGCCGAGAACGGCGGGCTGACGCGCGAGAACGGGGAGGCGTTCCGGCGGCTCCTGGCGCGCGGCGGCTCCCAGGACCCGTCCCGGTCGTTCCGGGAGCTCCGCGGCCGCGATCCGCGGATCGCCCCGCTGCTGGAGCGCCTCGGCCTCGACGGCTGA
- a CDS encoding chitinase: protein MRTRLRRRTSAAITSLFVALVAVAGLGGIVPAQAATGAVVGYADKCVDVADGNSADGTPVQLYTCNGTAAQTWDVRADGTIRALGKCLDVAWADPANGTRVQIVGCNGNAAQQWTHHADGTLRALGKCLDVDGWNSADRTPLVIWDCHGGANQQWTLPTGGGGDPQPGRMAGAPYLYLGWGNPQNPVDVMNQTGVRGFTMAFMLSSGGCNPAWDGQRPLTGGVDEQTIDAIKAAGGQVQISFGGWSGNKLGPNCATPEAFAGAVQRVIDAHHPHVVDFDIENSDEFENEVVQDRILRGLAIVRQNNPDTKIVVTFGTGVNGPTWWGTRLINRAAEFGTPIDNYTIMPFNFGGGDMRADTISAAQGLKNQLMAAHGWSEAEAYAHVGISGMNGLSDQGETTTPAQWTAIRDWARAQGVGRFAYWSVNRDRPCPGGGVTSNCSGIAQADLEFTRITAGF from the coding sequence ATGCGCACACGGCTCCGGCGGCGCACGAGTGCCGCCATCACCTCGTTGTTCGTCGCTCTTGTCGCCGTCGCAGGGCTGGGCGGGATCGTGCCGGCTCAGGCTGCCACCGGTGCCGTCGTCGGCTACGCCGACAAGTGCGTCGACGTCGCGGACGGAAACAGCGCCGACGGTACCCCGGTGCAGCTGTACACGTGCAACGGCACGGCGGCCCAGACCTGGGACGTCCGCGCCGACGGAACGATCCGCGCGCTCGGCAAGTGCCTCGACGTCGCCTGGGCGGACCCGGCGAACGGCACCAGGGTGCAGATCGTCGGCTGCAACGGCAACGCCGCCCAGCAGTGGACCCACCACGCGGACGGCACGCTGCGCGCACTGGGCAAGTGCCTCGACGTCGACGGCTGGAACAGCGCCGACCGCACACCGCTGGTCATCTGGGACTGCCACGGCGGCGCCAACCAGCAGTGGACACTGCCGACCGGCGGAGGCGGAGACCCGCAGCCGGGTCGCATGGCCGGAGCGCCCTACCTGTACCTCGGCTGGGGCAACCCGCAGAACCCGGTCGACGTCATGAACCAGACCGGCGTGCGCGGGTTCACCATGGCGTTCATGCTCTCCTCGGGCGGCTGCAACCCCGCGTGGGACGGTCAGCGCCCGCTGACGGGCGGCGTCGACGAGCAGACCATCGACGCGATCAAGGCCGCCGGCGGACAGGTGCAGATCTCGTTCGGCGGCTGGTCCGGGAACAAGCTCGGCCCGAACTGCGCGACACCGGAGGCATTCGCCGGCGCCGTGCAACGCGTGATCGACGCGCACCACCCCCACGTCGTCGACTTCGACATCGAGAACTCCGACGAGTTCGAGAACGAGGTGGTCCAGGACCGCATCCTGCGCGGGCTGGCGATCGTCAGGCAGAACAACCCGGACACGAAGATCGTGGTCACGTTCGGTACCGGCGTGAACGGCCCCACCTGGTGGGGGACGCGCCTGATCAACCGGGCCGCCGAGTTCGGGACGCCGATCGACAACTACACGATCATGCCGTTCAACTTCGGTGGCGGGGACATGCGCGCCGACACGATCAGCGCCGCGCAGGGCCTGAAGAACCAGCTCATGGCAGCGCACGGCTGGTCCGAGGCCGAGGCGTACGCCCACGTCGGGATCTCCGGCATGAACGGGCTCTCCGACCAGGGCGAGACCACCACACCCGCGCAGTGGACGGCGATCCGCGACTGGGCGCGCGCACAGGGCGTCGGACGATTCGCCTACTGGTCCGTCAACCGGGACCGCCCGTGCCCGGGCGGCGGTGTCACCAGCAACTGCAGCGGCATCGCCCAGGCCGACCTGGAGTTCACCAGGATCACCGCGGGCTTCTGA
- a CDS encoding M20/M25/M40 family metallo-hydrolase produces MSDVTETARPASPALSVPAAEDEVVGICRDLIRFDTSNYGTGEGPGERAAAEYVMELLTEVGLVPEIFESEPGRASVVVRLEGADRSRPALVLHGHLDVVPAAAGDWSVDPFAAEETDGLIWGRGAVDMKDMDAMILSVVRQMVREGRKPARDVVVAFFADEENGGRLGAGYMTAEHADLFEGATEAVSEVGGFSVDVGGHRAYLLQTAEKSLSWMRLLADGRAGHGSQVNHDNAVTALAEAVARIGRYAWPYTPTPTVDALLSGVADLTGLPYDAARFAEDPGMVDDLVAALGPAAKFVGATVRNTSNPTQLDAGYKANVIPGSASAAVDVRLLPGHEAEGIETLKELAGPGVRVEPIHQDVSLEVPFTGSLVDAMVDAIAAEDPGATVLPYTLSGGTDNKWMSRLGITGYGFAPLRLPADLDFAGMFHGVDERVPTDALKFGTRVLDRLLTTC; encoded by the coding sequence GTGTCGGACGTGACCGAGACTGCGCGACCCGCTTCCCCCGCCCTTTCCGTCCCCGCCGCCGAGGACGAGGTGGTCGGCATCTGCCGCGACCTCATCCGGTTCGACACCTCGAACTACGGCACCGGCGAAGGGCCGGGGGAGCGGGCCGCCGCCGAGTACGTCATGGAGCTGCTGACGGAGGTCGGCCTGGTGCCGGAGATCTTCGAGTCCGAACCGGGCCGGGCGTCCGTCGTCGTGCGGCTGGAAGGAGCCGACCGGTCGCGGCCCGCGCTCGTGCTGCACGGCCACCTCGACGTCGTGCCCGCGGCCGCCGGAGACTGGAGCGTGGACCCCTTCGCCGCCGAGGAGACCGACGGGCTCATCTGGGGCCGCGGCGCCGTCGACATGAAGGACATGGACGCCATGATCCTGTCCGTCGTGCGGCAGATGGTGCGCGAGGGCCGCAAGCCCGCCCGCGACGTCGTCGTCGCCTTCTTCGCCGACGAGGAGAACGGCGGCCGGCTCGGCGCCGGCTACATGACCGCCGAGCACGCCGACCTCTTCGAGGGCGCCACCGAGGCGGTCAGCGAGGTCGGCGGGTTCTCCGTGGACGTCGGCGGCCACCGCGCCTACCTGCTGCAGACCGCCGAGAAGAGCCTGTCCTGGATGCGGCTGCTCGCCGACGGCCGCGCCGGCCACGGCTCCCAGGTCAACCACGACAACGCGGTCACGGCGCTCGCCGAGGCCGTCGCCCGCATCGGCAGGTACGCGTGGCCCTACACGCCCACGCCCACGGTGGACGCGCTGCTGAGCGGTGTCGCCGACCTGACCGGCCTGCCTTACGACGCCGCCCGCTTCGCCGAGGACCCGGGCATGGTGGACGACCTGGTCGCCGCGCTCGGCCCGGCCGCCAAGTTCGTGGGCGCCACCGTGCGCAACACCTCCAACCCCACCCAGCTGGACGCCGGGTACAAGGCGAACGTCATCCCGGGCTCGGCGTCGGCGGCGGTCGACGTGCGGCTTCTGCCGGGCCACGAGGCCGAGGGCATCGAGACCCTCAAGGAACTGGCCGGACCCGGCGTCCGGGTCGAGCCGATCCACCAGGACGTGTCCCTCGAGGTGCCGTTCACCGGATCCCTCGTGGACGCGATGGTCGACGCCATCGCCGCCGAGGACCCGGGCGCGACCGTGCTGCCGTACACGCTGTCGGGCGGCACGGACAACAAGTGGATGTCCCGCCTCGGCATCACCGGCTACGGGTTCGCCCCGCTGCGGCTGCCCGCCGACCTCGACTTCGCCGGCATGTTCCACGGCGTCGACGAGCGCGTGCCGACCGACGCCCTCAAGTTCGGCACCCGCGTGCTGGACCGCCTCCTGACGACCTGCTGA
- a CDS encoding nitroreductase family deazaflavin-dependent oxidoreductase: MHELEGEYVPSTAGWVRDQVEAFEASGGAEANTLRGGGDPIVVITNRGAKTGKIRKTPLMRVEKDGVYLAVGSRGGAQKNPVWVYNFRANPRVELQDGPVRKAYVARELSGDERAEWWEYAVATWSTYGEYQKRTDRQIPLFLLEPED; encoded by the coding sequence ATGCACGAGCTAGAGGGTGAATATGTTCCGAGCACCGCCGGGTGGGTGCGTGACCAGGTGGAGGCGTTCGAGGCGTCGGGTGGCGCCGAGGCGAACACGCTGCGGGGCGGTGGTGACCCGATCGTCGTGATCACCAACCGCGGCGCGAAGACCGGCAAGATCCGCAAGACGCCTCTGATGCGCGTCGAGAAGGACGGCGTGTACCTGGCCGTCGGGTCGCGCGGCGGCGCGCAGAAGAACCCGGTCTGGGTGTACAACTTCCGCGCCAACCCGCGGGTCGAGCTCCAGGACGGGCCGGTGCGGAAGGCGTACGTGGCGCGCGAGCTGTCGGGTGACGAGCGGGCCGAGTGGTGGGAGTACGCGGTGGCCACCTGGTCGACGTACGGCGAGTACCAGAAGAGGACGGACCGGCAGATCCCGTTGTTCCTCCTGGAGCCGGAGGACTGA
- a CDS encoding PAC2 family protein: MTDAQSEPNDQAPTPRTVRRTVLLAAFEGWNDAGGAATSALTHLCEVWGAEKVAELDPDEYHDFQVNRPTVAFDDDGKQYITWPTTSVWVARLPERTVVLVHGIEPSMRWRKYCAELLDLAGDLGVESFVTLGALLADVPHTRPIPMTATSDSVGVQAVLDIEANTYTGPTGIVGVMQHEAAERGLQSVSLWAAVPHYVANPPSPKAALAILTRIEELLGESIDMGDLPDDAAAWQQGVDELASEDSEISEYVAQLEEAKDTAELPEASGDAIAREFERYLRRRDGGGKDGKDPGGAGSI; encoded by the coding sequence ATGACCGACGCCCAGTCCGAGCCGAACGACCAGGCCCCGACCCCCCGCACGGTCCGCAGAACCGTGCTCCTGGCTGCCTTCGAAGGCTGGAACGACGCCGGGGGCGCGGCGACCAGCGCGCTCACCCACCTGTGCGAGGTGTGGGGCGCGGAGAAGGTGGCCGAGCTGGACCCGGACGAGTATCACGACTTCCAGGTGAACCGGCCCACCGTCGCGTTCGACGACGACGGCAAGCAGTACATCACCTGGCCGACGACCTCCGTCTGGGTGGCCCGCCTGCCCGAGCGCACGGTCGTGCTGGTGCACGGCATCGAACCGTCGATGCGCTGGCGCAAGTACTGCGCCGAGCTGCTCGACCTGGCCGGGGACCTGGGCGTCGAGTCGTTCGTGACGCTCGGCGCGCTGCTGGCGGACGTGCCGCACACGCGGCCGATCCCGATGACGGCGACCTCGGACAGCGTCGGCGTGCAGGCGGTGCTCGACATCGAGGCCAACACCTACACGGGCCCGACCGGCATCGTCGGCGTGATGCAGCACGAGGCCGCCGAGCGCGGCCTGCAGTCCGTCTCCCTGTGGGCCGCGGTGCCGCACTACGTCGCGAACCCGCCCTCGCCCAAGGCGGCGCTCGCGATCCTCACGCGCATCGAGGAACTGCTCGGCGAGTCCATCGACATGGGCGACCTGCCGGACGACGCCGCCGCCTGGCAGCAGGGCGTCGACGAGCTCGCCAGCGAGGACTCGGAGATCTCCGAGTACGTCGCCCAGCTCGAGGAGGCGAAGGACACCGCCGAGCTGCCCGAGGCGTCCGGCGACGCGATCGCGCGGGAGTTCGAGCGCTACCTGCGCCGCCGTGACGGTGGCGGCAAGGACGGCAAGGACCCGGGCGGCGCCGGATCGATCTGA
- a CDS encoding acyltransferase family protein yields the protein MPENTSTADAGRRAGAGRRVRADRTAGTGRIGEIDGLRGVALTLVVLFHVFGAGRVSGGVDVFLVITGFLTTRAVLRRATTGRLTVPGAWSRDLVRLAPTALVVLLAVAGGMLALLPPWRWENVLREVAASATSWENWRLIDAELAYGAAGPGTSPLQHFWSLAVQVQYLAALPVVALGCVMLAARIRRVRGRRITPERLFGALLGVVTAGSLGYAVWLTSVAQPVAYLDTSARIWEIGAGGLLALAVGRVRLSPALRGTAGWAGLSAVVGCGFLLDGGRLFPGPATLLPVVGALLVLLAADAGEPRTAGTARPGDSRPGLFTRVLGGPLPRRLATISYALYLWHWPLLIAWLAFTGRSRAGVLDGAAVVSVSVLLAWATVRWVARPVERRTARPVADAGRSRPRRRLPVRTAALLGTASLVLAGGAWASADGLERGRGAALAALTEPSAAHPGAAVLRTGWSQDAGRADVPFRPSTAIGGSDGRHLTDCANGDRTSSEVVTCVIAAPEAGEPTRRVYLVGGSHTQHWEDAWVQVADDAGWELTAMIKHGCRLTVGQEASHRFCVEWSADALARVIAERPDVVVVESTKTSTEGTDVVVPEQAAAWEAVTDAGIQVVGVRDTPRFTERVPSCLWSHQHLPRDEAVAACSVPREDLFGTGFPAVSPGAGSAVPGTATPGPATPGIVHLDLTDAICGPDTCDVVVGNVLVYRDHDHLTGTYAETLGPDLDAAVRTAAPWLFE from the coding sequence GTGCCCGAGAACACCAGCACGGCCGACGCGGGCCGTAGGGCCGGCGCCGGCCGGAGGGTCCGCGCCGACCGGACGGCCGGGACGGGCCGGATCGGGGAGATCGACGGGCTGCGCGGGGTCGCGCTGACCCTGGTCGTGCTGTTCCACGTCTTCGGAGCGGGTCGGGTGTCCGGCGGCGTCGACGTGTTCCTGGTGATCACCGGGTTCCTCACGACACGCGCCGTGCTGCGCCGCGCGACGACCGGCCGGCTCACCGTGCCCGGCGCCTGGTCCCGTGACCTGGTCCGGCTCGCACCGACCGCGCTCGTCGTGCTCCTCGCCGTGGCCGGCGGCATGCTGGCGCTGCTGCCCCCGTGGCGGTGGGAGAACGTGCTGCGCGAGGTGGCGGCGTCGGCCACGAGCTGGGAGAACTGGCGACTCATCGATGCCGAGCTCGCCTACGGCGCGGCCGGCCCGGGCACGAGCCCGCTGCAGCACTTCTGGTCCCTCGCCGTCCAGGTCCAGTACCTCGCCGCGCTCCCGGTGGTCGCGCTCGGGTGCGTGATGCTCGCGGCACGGATCCGCCGCGTCCGGGGCCGCAGGATCACCCCCGAGCGCCTGTTCGGCGCGCTGCTGGGCGTGGTGACGGCCGGGTCGCTCGGGTACGCCGTCTGGCTCACCTCCGTCGCCCAGCCGGTCGCCTACCTCGACACGTCCGCCCGGATCTGGGAGATCGGCGCGGGCGGGCTGCTCGCGCTGGCCGTGGGCCGCGTGCGGCTGTCCCCCGCGCTGCGCGGCACGGCCGGGTGGGCGGGGCTGTCCGCCGTCGTCGGCTGCGGCTTCCTCCTCGACGGCGGACGGCTGTTCCCGGGCCCCGCCACCCTCCTCCCCGTGGTGGGCGCCCTGCTGGTCCTGCTCGCCGCCGACGCCGGCGAGCCGCGAACCGCCGGCACCGCGAGGCCGGGCGACTCCCGGCCCGGGCTGTTCACGCGCGTCCTGGGTGGCCCGCTCCCCCGCAGGCTGGCCACGATCTCGTACGCGCTGTACCTGTGGCACTGGCCGCTCCTGATCGCCTGGCTGGCCTTCACCGGCCGGTCCCGCGCGGGCGTGCTCGACGGCGCGGCCGTGGTGAGCGTGTCGGTGCTGCTCGCCTGGGCGACCGTGCGCTGGGTGGCACGACCGGTCGAACGGCGGACCGCGCGGCCCGTGGCCGATGCGGGCAGGAGCCGGCCGCGCCGCCGGCTCCCGGTCCGGACCGCCGCGCTGCTGGGCACGGCGTCGCTCGTGCTCGCGGGTGGCGCGTGGGCGAGCGCCGACGGCCTGGAGCGCGGACGCGGCGCCGCGCTCGCCGCGCTGACCGAGCCGTCGGCCGCCCATCCCGGGGCGGCCGTCCTCCGTACCGGCTGGTCCCAGGACGCCGGGCGCGCGGACGTGCCGTTCCGGCCGTCCACGGCGATCGGGGGCAGCGACGGACGCCACCTCACCGACTGCGCGAACGGGGACAGGACGAGCAGCGAGGTGGTCACCTGCGTCATCGCCGCCCCCGAGGCGGGCGAGCCGACCCGGCGCGTCTACCTGGTCGGGGGATCCCACACCCAGCACTGGGAGGACGCCTGGGTCCAGGTGGCCGACGACGCCGGCTGGGAGCTGACGGCCATGATCAAGCACGGCTGCCGGCTCACGGTCGGGCAGGAGGCCTCCCACCGCTTCTGCGTGGAGTGGTCCGCCGACGCGCTCGCGCGGGTGATCGCCGAGCGGCCGGACGTCGTCGTGGTGGAGAGCACGAAGACCTCCACCGAGGGCACCGACGTCGTCGTCCCCGAGCAGGCGGCGGCCTGGGAGGCGGTCACGGACGCGGGGATCCAGGTGGTCGGCGTGCGGGACACGCCGCGCTTCACCGAACGCGTCCCCTCCTGCCTGTGGAGCCACCAGCACCTGCCGCGGGACGAGGCGGTGGCGGCGTGCTCGGTGCCCCGCGAGGACCTGTTCGGGACCGGGTTCCCCGCCGTGTCGCCGGGCGCCGGGTCTGCCGTTCCCGGCACCGCGACGCCCGGGCCTGCCACGCCCGGCATCGTGCACCTCGACCTCACGGACGCGATCTGCGGGCCGGACACGTGTGACGTGGTGGTGGGCAACGTGCTGGTCTACCGCGACCACGACCATCTGACCGGCACGTACGCCGAGACGCTCGGCCCCGACCTGGACGCCGCGGTCCGCACGGCCGCGCCGTGGTTGTTCGAGTAG
- the mshC gene encoding cysteine--1-D-myo-inosityl 2-amino-2-deoxy-alpha-D-glucopyranoside ligase, with translation MHSWPFPQIPAIPGSSHKIQVHDTSTGGLVEAAPGASAGLYVCGITPYDATHIGHANTYVTFDLLVRAWRDAGKEVTYVSNVTDVDDPLLERAAATGVDWRDLAREQVALFAEDMTALGVVPPDVYSGVVESVPDVAAAVTAMLETGAAYRVPPSDDGVTGDDIYADLSTDDGFGAVSHLDAATMGALFAERGGDPDRPGKRDRLDPLLWRAERPGEPAWDGGTLGRGRPGWHIECAVIARDGLGLAGTGTFDIQGGGADLVFPHHEMSISHLRALGVQAAGAHLHAALIAYQGEKMSKSRGNLVLVSRLLAAGADPMAIRLALLAHHYRTAWEWTDADLTAGAERLERWRAAVSGNGGPPADETLASVRAALAHDLDAPAALAAVDAWAADALDPARDASADEEGAPGVLSRAVNALLGVRL, from the coding sequence GTGCATTCCTGGCCCTTCCCTCAGATCCCCGCGATCCCTGGCAGCTCCCACAAGATCCAGGTGCACGACACCTCGACCGGAGGTCTCGTCGAGGCCGCGCCCGGCGCCTCGGCGGGCCTGTACGTCTGCGGCATCACGCCGTACGACGCCACGCACATCGGCCACGCGAACACGTACGTGACCTTCGACCTGCTGGTCCGCGCCTGGCGCGACGCGGGCAAGGAGGTCACGTACGTGTCCAACGTGACCGACGTCGACGACCCGCTGCTGGAACGCGCCGCCGCCACCGGGGTGGACTGGAGAGATCTGGCGCGCGAGCAGGTGGCCCTGTTCGCCGAGGACATGACGGCGCTCGGCGTCGTCCCGCCGGACGTGTACAGCGGCGTCGTCGAGTCCGTCCCGGACGTCGCCGCCGCCGTGACCGCGATGCTGGAGACCGGTGCCGCCTACCGCGTCCCGCCGTCCGACGACGGTGTGACCGGCGACGACATCTACGCCGATCTGTCCACCGACGACGGCTTCGGCGCCGTGTCCCACCTCGACGCCGCCACGATGGGCGCCCTGTTCGCCGAGCGCGGCGGCGACCCGGACCGGCCCGGCAAGCGTGACCGGCTGGACCCGCTGCTGTGGCGCGCCGAGCGCCCGGGAGAGCCCGCCTGGGACGGCGGAACGCTGGGCCGCGGCCGCCCGGGCTGGCACATCGAGTGCGCGGTGATCGCCCGGGACGGGCTCGGTCTGGCCGGCACGGGCACGTTCGACATCCAGGGCGGGGGCGCCGACCTCGTGTTCCCGCACCACGAGATGTCGATCTCCCATCTGCGCGCGCTCGGTGTCCAGGCGGCCGGCGCGCACCTGCACGCGGCCCTGATCGCCTACCAGGGCGAGAAGATGAGCAAGTCGCGGGGGAACCTGGTCCTGGTCTCCAGGCTCCTGGCCGCGGGCGCCGACCCGATGGCGATCCGGCTCGCTCTGCTCGCCCACCACTACCGCACGGCCTGGGAATGGACCGACGCCGACCTGACCGCGGGCGCGGAGCGTCTCGAGCGGTGGCGCGCGGCGGTCTCGGGCAACGGCGGCCCGCCCGCCGACGAGACCCTGGCCTCCGTCCGCGCCGCCCTGGCACACGACCTGGACGCTCCGGCCGCGCTCGCCGCGGTGGACGCCTGGGCCGCCGACGCCCTGGACCCGGCCCGCGACGCGTCCGCCGACGAGGAGGGCGCCCCGGGCGTCCTCTCCCGCGCGGTCAACGCCCTCCTGGGCGTCCGCCTCTGA
- a CDS encoding DUF5703 family protein, with the protein MASDGSTWRKHGQYEYRVVTIDRSTSVPDARKLLTDEAEYGRWELARTRLYLGGERRVWLRRKIIRVRPTL; encoded by the coding sequence ATGGCGAGTGACGGCTCCACGTGGCGCAAGCACGGCCAGTACGAGTACCGGGTCGTGACCATCGACAGATCCACGAGCGTGCCCGACGCTCGCAAGCTCCTCACGGACGAGGCCGAGTACGGCCGCTGGGAGCTGGCCCGGACGCGGCTCTACCTGGGTGGCGAGCGCCGGGTGTGGCTGCGGCGCAAGATCATCCGGGTGCGGCCGACGCTGTGA
- a CDS encoding primosomal protein, which yields MTADPRAALDRLVAALEAHYNAVATRRSDDDPAVDDAYDVLADAYEVYEDALATRFGEVTPFYLAEDLDDEDEDDDGGDEDEDDDLDYDFEDELADVDDAAAPAGGPAR from the coding sequence ATGACCGCTGACCCGCGCGCCGCACTCGACCGCCTCGTGGCCGCACTCGAGGCCCACTACAACGCGGTCGCCACGAGACGGAGCGATGACGACCCCGCCGTCGACGACGCCTACGACGTGCTCGCCGACGCCTACGAGGTGTACGAGGACGCTCTGGCCACGCGTTTCGGCGAGGTCACTCCGTTCTACCTGGCCGAGGATCTCGACGACGAGGACGAGGACGACGACGGCGGCGACGAGGACGAGGACGACGACCTCGACTACGACTTCGAGGACGAACTCGCGGACGTCGACGACGCGGCGGCGCCGGCGGGCGGGCCCGCGCGCTGA